A portion of the Stella humosa genome contains these proteins:
- the dut gene encoding dUTP diphosphatase — protein MRCEIRLLRPAMLERFGMPGYQTPMAAGIDLVACLDLPLALHPQAPAILVPTGIAIHMADPGMAAMLYPRSGLAHKKGLVLGNGVAVIDPDYQGEIMVSVWNRNPTSGMDVITIQPGDRIAQMVFVPILRPELTVVAEFSAPSDRGTGGFGSTGIARS, from the coding sequence ATGCGTTGCGAGATCCGCCTGCTGCGGCCGGCGATGCTGGAGCGCTTCGGCATGCCCGGCTACCAGACGCCGATGGCGGCCGGCATCGACCTCGTCGCCTGCCTCGACCTGCCGCTGGCGCTCCATCCGCAGGCGCCGGCCATCCTGGTGCCGACCGGCATCGCCATCCACATGGCCGATCCCGGCATGGCCGCGATGCTCTATCCGCGTTCGGGCCTTGCCCACAAGAAGGGGCTGGTGCTGGGCAACGGCGTCGCCGTCATCGACCCCGACTATCAGGGGGAGATCATGGTATCCGTGTGGAACCGCAACCCGACGTCGGGGATGGACGTCATCACCATCCAGCCCGGCGACCGCATCGCCCAGATGGTGTTCGTGCCGATCCTGCGGCCGGAACTGACCGTCGTCGCCGAATTCTCGGCCCCGTCCGATCGCGGCACCGGCGGCTTCGGCTCGACCGGCATCGCCCGCTCCTGA
- a CDS encoding ribonucleoside-diphosphate reductase subunit alpha, with the protein MDGDFRALRVGRVTIDPTRDALLTDFGKATLNDRYLLPGETYQSLFARVADAYADDGAHAQRIYDYMSRLWFMPATPVLSNGGTGRGLPISCYLNSVGDSLDDIVNTWNENVWLSARGGGIGTYWGRVRGIGEPVGLNGKTSGIIPFIRVMDSLTLAISQGSLRRGSAAVYLDVDHPEIEEFIEIRKASGDFNRKSLNLHHGVLLTDAFMEAVRDGTDFPLKSPRTGEVMSRVDARALFQRIVETRIATGEPYVVFIDTVNRNLPAHQRELGLKVTTSNLCSEITLATGPDHLGQERTAVCCLSSLNCETWEEWRGEKHFVEDVMRFLDNVLQDFIDRAPEPMARAKYSAMRERSVGLGVMGFHSFLQGMGIPLESALAKSWNMRIFRHIKERADAASMMLAVERGPCLDAADTGTMERFSHKIAIAPTASISIICGGTSAGIEPIPANLYTHKTLSGSFAVKNIHLQRLLREKGWDREEVWQSILEHEGSVQHLECLSEDERACFRTAFEIDQRWLLEFAADRTPYICQSTSLNLFLAGDAEKWDLLMLHYRAWEMGLKSLYYCRSKSVQRASFAGGVEADNTIDRRRLVAEVRDYDECLACQ; encoded by the coding sequence ATGGACGGCGATTTCCGGGCACTGCGGGTTGGACGGGTGACGATCGACCCCACGCGGGATGCCCTGCTGACCGATTTCGGCAAGGCGACGCTGAACGACCGCTACCTGCTGCCCGGCGAGACCTACCAGTCGCTGTTCGCGCGCGTGGCCGACGCCTATGCCGACGACGGCGCCCACGCCCAGCGCATCTACGACTACATGAGCCGCCTGTGGTTCATGCCGGCGACGCCCGTGCTGTCGAACGGCGGCACCGGCCGCGGCCTGCCGATCTCGTGCTACCTGAACTCGGTCGGCGACAGCCTGGACGACATCGTCAACACCTGGAACGAGAATGTCTGGCTGTCGGCGCGCGGCGGCGGCATCGGCACCTATTGGGGCCGGGTGCGCGGCATCGGCGAGCCGGTCGGCCTGAACGGCAAGACGTCCGGCATCATCCCCTTCATCCGCGTCATGGATTCGCTGACGCTGGCGATCAGCCAGGGCTCGCTGCGGCGCGGCTCGGCCGCGGTCTATCTGGACGTCGACCATCCGGAGATCGAGGAGTTCATCGAGATCCGCAAGGCGTCCGGCGACTTCAACCGCAAGTCCCTCAACCTGCATCACGGCGTGCTGCTGACGGATGCCTTCATGGAGGCGGTGCGCGACGGCACGGACTTCCCGCTGAAGAGCCCGCGCACGGGCGAGGTGATGTCGCGGGTCGATGCGCGCGCCCTCTTCCAGCGCATCGTCGAGACGCGCATCGCGACGGGCGAGCCCTATGTCGTCTTCATCGACACGGTCAACCGCAACCTGCCGGCCCACCAGCGCGAGCTGGGGCTGAAGGTCACCACCTCCAACCTGTGCAGCGAGATCACGCTGGCGACCGGCCCCGACCATCTGGGCCAGGAGCGCACGGCCGTCTGCTGCCTGTCCTCGCTCAACTGCGAGACCTGGGAGGAGTGGCGCGGCGAGAAGCATTTCGTCGAGGACGTGATGCGCTTCCTCGACAACGTCCTGCAGGACTTCATCGACCGCGCGCCCGAGCCGATGGCGCGGGCCAAGTACAGCGCCATGCGCGAGCGCTCGGTCGGGCTGGGCGTCATGGGCTTCCACAGCTTCCTGCAAGGCATGGGCATCCCGCTGGAAAGCGCGCTCGCCAAGTCGTGGAACATGCGCATCTTCCGCCACATCAAGGAGCGCGCGGATGCGGCCAGCATGATGCTGGCGGTCGAGCGCGGCCCCTGCCTGGATGCGGCCGACACGGGCACCATGGAGCGCTTCTCGCACAAGATCGCGATCGCGCCGACCGCCTCCATCTCGATCATCTGCGGCGGCACGTCGGCCGGCATCGAGCCGATCCCGGCCAACCTCTATACCCACAAGACCCTGTCGGGCTCGTTCGCGGTGAAGAACATCCACCTCCAGCGCCTGCTGCGCGAGAAGGGCTGGGACCGCGAGGAGGTGTGGCAGTCGATCCTCGAGCATGAGGGCTCTGTCCAGCACCTGGAATGCCTGTCCGAGGACGAGCGCGCCTGCTTCCGCACCGCCTTCGAGATCGACCAGCGCTGGCTGCTGGAGTTCGCGGCCGACCGCACGCCCTATATCTGCCAGTCGACCTCGCTCAACCTCTTCCTGGCGGGCGACGCCGAGAAGTGGGACCTCTTGATGCTGCACTACCGCGCGTGGGAGATGGGGCTGAAGAGCCTCTACTACTGCCGCTCCAAGAGCGTGCAGCGGGCATCCTTCGCGGGCGGGGTGGAGGCCGACAACACCATCGACCGCCGCCGCCTGGTGGCCGAGGTGCGCGACTACGACGAATGCCTGGCCTGCCAGTAG
- a CDS encoding enoyl-CoA hydratase/isomerase family protein has product MPAADQPSTPPVLTIEGARATVRLNRPAQHNRIEPDDLRVLMDHFSAAAADPAVRVLVLTGTGRTFCAGYDIGALARGRVPVGGADSPPLFGDVVDRLEDLTLPTIVALNGGVFGGGTDLALACDFRIGVEGARMFMPAARLGLQYYTTGQRRYVERLGLGAAKRLFLAGETLDAQAMRDIGYLDEIVPAEGLEARVDGLVGQLAVGSPRAIVGMKRTLNSIARGTLDRAAADAAYAQSIQSADAAEGVRAWHEKRPPNFTGN; this is encoded by the coding sequence ATGCCCGCCGCCGACCAGCCCTCCACCCCGCCGGTCCTGACCATCGAGGGCGCGCGGGCGACCGTCCGCCTGAATCGCCCGGCCCAGCACAATCGCATCGAACCGGACGACCTGCGGGTCCTGATGGACCATTTCTCGGCCGCCGCGGCCGATCCGGCGGTGCGCGTGCTGGTGCTGACGGGCACCGGCCGCACCTTCTGCGCCGGCTACGACATCGGCGCGCTGGCCCGCGGCCGGGTGCCGGTCGGCGGCGCCGATTCGCCGCCCCTCTTCGGCGACGTGGTCGACCGGCTGGAGGACCTGACGCTGCCCACCATCGTGGCGCTGAACGGCGGCGTGTTCGGCGGCGGCACCGACCTGGCGCTCGCCTGCGACTTCCGCATCGGCGTCGAGGGCGCGCGCATGTTCATGCCGGCAGCCCGCCTGGGCCTGCAATACTACACGACCGGCCAGCGCCGCTATGTGGAGCGGCTGGGGCTGGGTGCGGCCAAGCGCCTCTTCCTGGCGGGGGAGACGCTGGATGCCCAGGCGATGCGCGATATCGGCTATCTCGACGAGATCGTCCCGGCCGAGGGGCTGGAGGCGCGCGTCGACGGACTGGTCGGGCAACTCGCGGTCGGCTCTCCCCGGGCCATCGTCGGCATGAAGCGGACGCTGAACTCGATCGCCCGCGGCACGCTCGACCGTGCGGCGGCCGATGCCGCCTATGCCCAGAGCATCCAGTCGGCCGACGCGGCCGAGGGCGTGCGCGCCTGGCACGAGAAGCGGCCGCCGAACTTCACCGGCAACTGA
- a CDS encoding 2'-5' RNA ligase family protein, which translates to MLAVIGRPVVRGLAGRRIERLRARFDPRARIVPTHVTVAFPKAGVAMDAGLARLRQAASATPGAIRGTLGHAHALRTPGPRGWYVLMPLAAGGRRLARLHHRLSRPPLDGNRRGTAPYHPHVTVAAGLDAAGARRVRRLAAGLAGTPLTIDALSLVAWDGRRLDVRATVRLGISCR; encoded by the coding sequence ATGCTGGCGGTGATCGGCCGCCCGGTCGTGCGCGGCCTAGCCGGCCGGCGGATCGAGCGCCTGCGCGCCCGGTTCGACCCCCGCGCCCGCATCGTCCCCACCCATGTCACCGTGGCTTTCCCCAAGGCGGGCGTGGCCATGGACGCCGGCCTCGCCCGCCTCCGCCAGGCCGCATCCGCCACGCCGGGGGCGATCCGCGGCACGCTGGGCCACGCGCATGCCCTGCGCACCCCGGGGCCGCGCGGCTGGTATGTCCTGATGCCGCTTGCGGCCGGCGGCCGGCGGCTCGCCCGGCTGCACCACCGCCTGTCGCGGCCGCCGCTCGACGGCAACCGGCGCGGCACCGCCCCCTATCACCCGCACGTCACCGTGGCAGCCGGCCTCGACGCCGCGGGCGCGCGCCGGGTGCGGCGGCTGGCCGCCGGGCTGGCGGGAACGCCCCTCACCATCGACGCGCTGTCGCTGGTCGCATGGGACGGGCGCCGGCTGGACGTGCGGGCGACCGTCCGCCTGGGGATCAGTTGCCGGTGA